Proteins co-encoded in one Triplophysa dalaica isolate WHDGS20190420 chromosome 16, ASM1584641v1, whole genome shotgun sequence genomic window:
- the rtn4rl2b gene encoding reticulon-4 receptor-like 2b: METRSAARSIRASSTLTFKSSLSLWLVVWLLACRCAPGQACPRLCVCYHTPMTVSCQSQNFTTVPAGVPYDSQRVFLQNNRIAELRADSFGFETQVLWLYSNNISWIEAGAFSNLRVLEELDLSDNPSLRRLDGGAFRGLERLQSLHMHRCHLNELPADLFHKLYSLQFLYLQENQLTHLPDGLFSDLVNLTHLFLHGNRIRTLSENAFRGLVNLDRLLLHDNRIRQVHRRALRDLGRLTILYLFNNSLQELPGQVLKDTSSVQFLRLNANPWTCGCEARSLWEWFRKARISSSDLTCTSPAPRKGQDLRFLRELDFALCPLPDPGSLAGTTTTTFSTKTRWWFSKNKPASSSKSLFHKSKETIKAFPFTSIKSPSLSSSSKYDLTVEEAALPKLEPEEYWANYGNEDAASVRCFELECPPGYDSPVLSSSASLLSFLSLTALTLSFHLLFG, encoded by the exons ATGGAAACTCGTTCGGCGGCGCGCAGCATTCGCGCCTCCAGCACTCTTACCTTCAAGA GTAGTTTGTCTCTCTGGTTGGTGGTGTGGCTGTTGGCATGTCGCTGTGCACCGGGTCAGGCATGTCCCAGGCTGTGTGTATGCTACCACACGCCCATGACAGTCAGCTGCCAGTCTCAGAACTTCACCACTGTTCCTGCTGGAGTGCCCTATGACTCTCAGCGTGTATTCCTGCAGAACAACCGCATAGCTGAGCTCAGAGCTGACTCCTTTGGTTTTGAGACACAG GTCCTATGGCTGTACTCTAATAACATCTCATGGATAGAGGCAGGGGCGTTCAGTAATCTGCGTGTCCTAGAGGAACTGGATTTGAGTGACAACCCATCACTGCGAAGGCTAGACGGGGGTGCCTTCAGGGGGCTGGAGCGTTTGCAGAGCCTACACATGCACCGCTGCCACCTAAATGAGCTGCCCGCCGACCTCTTTCATAAGCTCTATAGCTTACAGTTCCTCTACTTACAGGAAAACCAGCTGACCCACCTACCTGATGGCCTCTTTTCTGACCTCGTCAACCTCACCCATCTCTTCCTGCATGGCAATCGCATTCGAACCCTGTCTGAAAATGCCTTTCGGGGCCTGGTGAATCTCGACCGACTACTTCTGCACGACAACCGCATCCGTCAAGTCCACCGCAGAGCCCTTCGCGACCTGGGCCGCTTGACCATCCTCTATCTCTTTAACAACTCCCTGCAGGAGCTACCAGGCCAGGTGCTGAAGGACACATCGTCAGTACAGTTCCTCAGGCTCAATGCCAACCCCTGGACCTGCGGCTGTGAAGCAAGGTCACTCTGGGAGTGGTTCCGCAAAGCTCGGATCTCCAGCTCAGACCTGACTTGCACTTCACCAGCTCCTCGTAAAGGCCAGGACCTGAGGTTCTTGCGAGAGCTTGACTTTGCCCTCTGCCCATTGCCTGACCCAGGATCCCTGGCTGGCACTACAACCACCACCTTCAGCACCAAGACACGTTGGTGGTTCTCTAAGAACAAACCAGCCTCATCATCCAAGAGCCTTTTTCACAAGAGTAAGGAGACCATAAAGGCCTTTCCATTTACCTCCATCAAAAGTCCTTCTTTGTCCTCCTCATCAAAGTACGACCTCACAGTGGAGGAGGCTGCCTTACCCAAGCTGGAGCCCGAAGAATACTGGGCAAACTATGGCAATGAGGATGCAGCCTCAGTCCGCTGTTTTGAGTTAGAGTGTCCACCAGGTTATGACTCTCCCGTTCTCTCCTCCTCAGCATCCCTTCTGTCCTTCCTTTCGCTTACAGCACTGACTCTCTCTTTCCATCTGCTATTTGGCTGA